A single Ziziphus jujuba cultivar Dongzao chromosome 11, ASM3175591v1 DNA region contains:
- the LOC107418972 gene encoding calcium-binding protein CP1: MCPSDRTLTASTPSSTLGSDFRPAFDVLDKDRDGKISHDDLRAFYSGFSSSGADENVIGSMIKVADSNKDGFVEYDEFERVLGCQKSISVGGGGLMEEVFKVMDKDGDGKLSHADLKSYMNSAGLPSTDEDIKAMILMGGGDENDGVSYQGLLKILAVD; the protein is encoded by the coding sequence ATGTGTCCCTCTGATCGAACCCTAACCGCTTCGACACCGTCATCGACCTTGGGATCCGATTTCCGGCCAGCATTCGACGTCCTCGACAAGGATCGCGACGGTAAGATTAGCCACGACGATCTCAGAGCGTTCTACTCTGGTTTTTCGAGCTCCGGCGCCGACGAAAACGTTATTGGATCAATGATAAAGGTGGCGGACTCGAACAAAGACGGTTTCGTCGAATACGACGAGTTCGAACGCGTTTTGGGGTGCCAGAAGAGCATCTCCGTAGGAGGAGGAGGATTGATGGAGGAAGTTTTCAAGGTCATGGACAAGGACGGTGATGGGAAACTGAGCCATGCCGATTTGAAAAGCTACATGAACTCCGCTGGTTTACCTTCCACTGATGAAGATATCAAGGCTATGATTTTGATGGGCGGTGGTGATGAAAACGATGGTGTTTCATACCAAGGTTTGCTTAAGATCTTGGCCGTTGATTAA
- the LOC107419020 gene encoding DNA replication complex GINS protein SLD5 isoform X1 encodes MATRDGDGEASLSRETDDLESLISMTDVERLKTAWRQEKAAPEILQFEAALIQRVREQIQLMEETIEDFVENSADPLTVSLYQMDLDRTQFLLRSYLRIRLQKIEKYMFHILNTDELFNRLSREEKWFAERCSNDLKMHLEEGILSKLPGGYQSILKQTIISEETDMVPKPQLDAFVVCKTKYFLGHIQLEDINNGNTGGGQSYRTLEEPLEMEPNVMHFVRYKPIKKFVEEGKIELY; translated from the exons ATGGCTACGAGAGACGGAGATGGGGAGGCGTCTTTGTCTCGAGAGACGGACGATTTGGAGTCGTTGATTTCGATGACCGATGTAGAGCGCTTGAAGACCGCTTGGCGTCAAGAAAAAGCTGCGCCGGAGATCTTGCAGTTCGAAGCTGCTTTGATTCAGAGAGTTAGAGAACAGATTCAATTGATG GAAGAGACAATAGAGGATTTTGTTGAGAATAGTGCTGATCCGCTCACTGTGTCACTTTACCAAATGGACCTGGATAGGACACAATTCTTACTGAGATCGTATCTTCGGATTCGCCTCCAGAAG ATTGAGAAATACATGTTCCACATCTTAAATACTGATGAGCTATTCAACCGTCTTTCTAGAGAAGAGAAGTGGTTTGCTGAAAG GTGTTCTAATGATTTGAAGATGCATCTTGAAGAGGGTATTCTATCAAAGCTGCCTGGTGGTTATCAGTCTATACTCAAGCAAACAATAATAAGCGAAGAGACTGACATGG TCCCTAAACCGCAATTGGATGCTTTTGTCGTCTGCAAAACCAAGTATTTTCTTGGACATATCCAGCTCGAGGACATCAACAACGGGAATACAGGCGGGGG ACAAAGCTACAGAACCTTGGAGGAACCTTTGGAGATGGAGCCTAATGTTATGCACTTCGTCCGTTACAAACCAATAAAGAAGTTTGTAGAAGAGGGCAAGATTGAGCTATATTGA
- the LOC107419020 gene encoding DNA replication complex GINS protein SLD5 isoform X2, whose amino-acid sequence MATRDGDGEASLSRETDDLESLISMTDVERLKTAWRQEKAAPEILQFEAALIQRVREQIQLMEETIEDFVENSADPLTVSLYQMDLDRTQFLLRSYLRIRLQKIEKYMFHILNTDELFNRLSREEKWFAERCSNDLKMHLEEGILSKLPGGYQSILKQTIISEETDMVRGEEINSQYKIQFFQFIFSEKTKIAGLGWLMFTPAKT is encoded by the exons ATGGCTACGAGAGACGGAGATGGGGAGGCGTCTTTGTCTCGAGAGACGGACGATTTGGAGTCGTTGATTTCGATGACCGATGTAGAGCGCTTGAAGACCGCTTGGCGTCAAGAAAAAGCTGCGCCGGAGATCTTGCAGTTCGAAGCTGCTTTGATTCAGAGAGTTAGAGAACAGATTCAATTGATG GAAGAGACAATAGAGGATTTTGTTGAGAATAGTGCTGATCCGCTCACTGTGTCACTTTACCAAATGGACCTGGATAGGACACAATTCTTACTGAGATCGTATCTTCGGATTCGCCTCCAGAAG ATTGAGAAATACATGTTCCACATCTTAAATACTGATGAGCTATTCAACCGTCTTTCTAGAGAAGAGAAGTGGTTTGCTGAAAG GTGTTCTAATGATTTGAAGATGCATCTTGAAGAGGGTATTCTATCAAAGCTGCCTGGTGGTTATCAGTCTATACTCAAGCAAACAATAATAAGCGAAGAGACTGACATGG TTAGGGGAGAGGAAATCAATTCTCAGTACAAAATACAATTCTTCCAGTTCATATtctctgaaaaaacaaaaatagcagGCTTAGGTTGGCTGATGTTTACTCCTGCAAAAACTTGA